Genomic segment of Staphylococcus muscae:
AATAAACATACGTTCAGGGTTTACATCTGATAATTGTTCTGAGTTCATGTTTAAGTATGGTGCGTTTAAATACTCAGGTAACTGATCTGCAACATCTTTTGTCAATGCTTCTTTAAAACCAAGTTCATGTAAGAATTGTCCAACGTAAGATTTGTCAGAGTGTGCGAGTAAGCCTGATTGAGAAATAACAGCTGGTAAGACTTTTTTGTCTTTATCCATTGTAATTTCTTTTTGGTACTTTTCAATCTTGTCTTTATGTTCATCAAGGCGTTTATCCGCTTCATCTGATTTTGATAATGCTTTACCGATTGTTTTGAATGCTTCTAAGTTTTGTTTATAATCTGAGTCTAAACTTGGTAACAAAATTGTTGGTGCAATCTTGCTCAACTGTTCATAATTCCCTTTATGACGGTTGCTATCTGCAATAATTAAGTCTGGTTTCAATTGACTGATAACTTCTAAATTCGGCTGTTTACGATCACCAACCGACTTATAATCGCCAACTTTATCACGAATTGGATCAATGATATTTTCTTTATCTCCATCATCTGCGATACCGACT
This window contains:
- a CDS encoding ABC transporter substrate-binding protein; the protein is MGLIAMIAVMLLVAACGNANDSKKESSSSSKGQAVEVKHDGGTTKIEKEPKKVVALEYSFVDALVALGVKPVGIADDGDKENIIDPIRDKVGDYKSVGDRKQPNLEVISQLKPDLIIADSNRHKGNYEQLSKIAPTILLPSLDSDYKQNLEAFKTIGKALSKSDEADKRLDEHKDKIEKYQKEITMDKDKKVLPAVISQSGLLAHSDKSYVGQFLHELGFKEALTKDVADQLPEYLNAPYLNMNSEQLSDVNPERMFIMVNGEDDPFYVKMKEDKVWNELDAVKNDRVHVVDRLTWAKFRGLISSEEIAKELAEISKSEK